One genomic region from Phragmites australis chromosome 1, lpPhrAust1.1, whole genome shotgun sequence encodes:
- the LOC133883830 gene encoding large ribosomal subunit protein eL20z-like, with translation MSGHEGDKAKGAAGADYGTFQGPPSYPPPRPPPVGFPQPVPPPGLSGHPPAEPYSRHRGGYQAVQAQDYEAGVRGHSHHRLPCCGIGIGWFLFIIGFFLGAIPWYVGAFLLWCSRVDYREKPGYVACTIAAVVATIAVIIGATAGAHVY, from the exons atgagtGGACACGAGGGTGACAAGGCCAAGGGCGCCGCCGGAGCCGATTACGGCACGTTCCAGGGGCCGCCCAGCTACCCGCCACCACGCCCGCCGCCCGTCGGGTTCCCCCAGCCCGTCCCGCCGCCCGGCCTCTCCGGCCACCCGCCGGCCGAGCCCTACTCACGCCACCGCGGCGGCTACCAGGCTGTTCAAG CACAAGATTATGAAGCAGGTGTTCGTGGACATAGTCACCACCGTCTTCCTTGCTGCGGCATCGGTATTGGTTGGTTCCT ATTCATAATCGGTTTCTTCCTTGGTGCCATTCCCTGGTATGTTGGAGCCTTTCTGCTGTGGTGTTCCAGAGTGGATTACAGGGAGAAACCAGGCTATGTGGCGTGCACAATAGCT GCTGTCGTCGCTACAATTGCTGTGATTATTGGGGCGACTGCAGGAGCACATGTTTATTGA
- the LOC133883729 gene encoding GDSL esterase/lipase At4g10955-like yields the protein MTCSSPTLQGEMEMRSTIKKEEMGQPPPSSWEFHATGPRNLSNPGWRDLIRSSWRDPNYRRIAMSCFVQAAYLLELDRQENRAAKHALAPNWWKPFKYKLVRPLIDARDGSIYGALLEWDQLAALSDLIVVKPQGAPKAVLALRGTVLKQLTVVRDLEDDFRFFARESLRGSVRFTGALEVLKSAVNKHGSNNVCIAGHSLGAGFALQAGKTLAKDGTFVECHLFNPPSVSLGMGLRKIQEKADKVLKRYISGSSSNAGETCGPREEREVVSEVGEEKLINEVKRWVPNLYINSCDYICCFYADGSGVATVTTEKHNGHSEARSKLYISAKGPRKFLEAHGLQQWWSDDSELHLAAHDSKLMYRHLKSLYVEES from the exons ATGACTTGTTCTAGTCCAACACTCCAAGGAGAGATGGAGATGCGGAGCACCATCAAAAAAGAAGAGATGGgccagccgccgccgtcgtcgtggGAGTTCCACGCGACGGGGCCTCGCAACCTCTCCAACCCTGGCTGGAGGGACCTCATCCGCTCGAGCTG GAGAGATCCAAACTACAGAAGAATTGCAATGTCATGCTTTGTGCAGGCTGCGTATCTACTGGAGCTGGACAGACAGGAGAACAGAGCTGCTAAACATGCCCTCGCCCCCAACTGGTGGAAGCCATTCAAATACAAGCTGGTGCGCCCTCTGATCGATGCGAGAGACGGATCCATATATGGGGCACTTCTAGAATGGGACCAACTTGCTGCTCTTTCAGACTTGATAGTGGTCAAGCCTCAGGGTGCTCCAAAGGCTGTCCTTGCTCTGAGGGGAACGGTGCTTAAGCAGCTAACTGTTGTGAGAGACTTGGAAGATGACTTCAGGTTCTTTGCCCGGGAGAGCTTGAGGGGTTCTGTCAGGTTCACTGGTGCTCTGGAAGTGCTGAAGTCGGCAGTCAACAAGCATGGCAGCAACAATGTGTGCATTGCCGGGCATTCCCTGGGGGCCGGCTTTGCTCTGCAGGCTGGCAAGACTTTGGCCAAGGATGGAACCTTTGTGGAATGCCATTTGTTCAACCCACCGTCAGTGTCGCTTGGCATGGGCCTGAGAAAAATTCAGGAGAAAGCCGACAAGGTCTTGAAGCGATACATCAGTGGCAGCTCTTCAAATGCTGGCGAAACTTGTGGCCCAAGGGAGGAGCGAGAAGTCGTCTCTGAAGTTGGAGAAGAAAAGCTGATCAATGAAGTAAAGAGATGGGTGCCAAACTTGTATATAAACAGCTGTGATTACATTTGCTGTTTTTATGCTGATGGTAGCGGTGTCGCAACTGTTACTACCGAGAAGCACAATGGTCATTCAGAGGCGCGCTCCAAGCTGTACATAAGTGCCAAAGGACCAAGGAAGTTCCTTGAAGCTCACGGGTTGCAGCAATGGTGGTCGGATGATTCAGAGCTCCATCTGGCCGCACACGATAGCAAGCTCATGTATAGACACCTCAAGTCCCTTTATGTCGAAGAATCATAG